From one Brachypodium distachyon strain Bd21 chromosome 4, Brachypodium_distachyon_v3.0, whole genome shotgun sequence genomic stretch:
- the LOC100839238 gene encoding uncharacterized protein LOC100839238 encodes MAAQDSSSGDTRLRSALTVSADDRARLHALLQDSPSPAPAPAAANNTSQHHVASFFEGLALRGIRVLSIQPGLIRCSYTVPNHLTDAATGCLAAGAVVSLVDEVGSAAAIADAQNLKVSVDMSVAFADLSQARPGDKLCIVARALGHKGAYSGTHVLFTNAGNGRVVAEGRHSLFGNMKKKTTTPAPAPAAHTRSNM; translated from the exons ATGGCGGCACAAGACTCTTCCTCCGGCGACACAAGGCTGAGATCCGCTCTCACGGTGAGCGCCGACGACCGCGCGCGCCTCCACGCCCTCTTGCAGGACTCTccgtctccggctccggctccggcagcAGCGAACAATACTAGTCAACATCATGTGGCAAGCTTCTTCGAGGGGTTGGCGCTGCGAGGGATCCGCGTCCTCAGCATCCAGCCAGGCCTCATCCGCTGCTCCTACACCGTCCCAAACCACCTCACA GACGCCGCCACGGGCTgcctggccgccggcgccgtggtgTCCCTGGTGGACGAGGTCGgctcggcggccgccatcgccgACGCGCAGAACCTCAAGGTCTCCGTCGACATGTCCGTCGCCTTCGCCGACCTCTCCCAGGCGCGCCCGGGGGACAAGCTCTGCATCGTCGCCAGGGCCTTGGGGCACAAGGGCGCCTACTCCGGGACGCACGTGCTCTTCACCAACGCCGGCAATGGCCGCGTCGTCGCCGAGGGCAGGCACTCCCTCTTCGGCaacatgaagaagaagactacaactcctgctcctgctcctgctgctcaCACCAGGAGCAACATGTGA
- the LOC100834437 gene encoding mitochondrial uncoupling protein 1: MAPDHGSKPDISFAGRFTASAIAACFAEITTIPLDTAKVRLQLQKKAVAGDVAGGLKYRGLLGTAATIAREEGAAALWKGIVPGLHRQCIYGGLRIGLYEPVKSFYVGENHVGDVPLSKKIAAGFTTGALAIAVANPTDLVKVRLQSEGKLAPGMPRRYAGAMDAYAKIVRQEGVAALWTGIGPNVARNAIINAAELASYDQVKQTILKLPGFKDDVVTHILSGLGAGFFAVCVGSPVDVVKSRMMGDSAYKSTVDCFVQTLKNDGPLAFYKGFLPNFARLGSWNVIMFLTLEQVQKAFVRKPGN, translated from the exons ATGGCGCCGGACCACGGCTCCAAGCCCGACATCTCCTTCGCCGGCCGATTCACCGCCAGCGCCATCGCCGCCTGCTTCGCCGAG ATCACCACCATCCCGCTGGACACGGCCAAGGTcaggctgcagctgcagaaGAAGGCCGTGGCGGGGGACGTCGCGGGGGGGCTCAAGTACCGCGGCCTGctcggcaccgccgccaccatcgccAGGGAGGAAGGGGCCGCCGCGCTCTGGAAGGGCATCGTACCCGGCCTCCACCGCCAGTGCATCTACGGCGGCCTCCGCATCGGTCTCTACGAGCCC GTCAAGTCCTTCTACGTTGGGGAAAACCATGTCGGGGATGTGCCCTTGTCCAAGAAGATCGCTGCTGGCTTCACCACTG GTGCCCTTGCAATCGCTGTGGCCAACCCCACTGACCTCGTCAAGGTCAGGCTTCAGTCCGAGGGGAAGCTCGCGCCCGGCATGCCGCGCCGCTACGCTGGGGCAATGGATGCTTACGCCAAGATTGTTAGGCAG GAAGGGGTTGCCGCTTTGTGGACTGGCATAGGTCCGAACGTCGCACGTAACGCCATCATCAACGCTGCCGAGTTGGCCAGCTATGATCAAGTGAAGCAG ACCATTCTGAAACTTCCTGGGTTCAAAGATGATGTGGTGACTCATATCTTGTCTGGTTTGGGCGCTGGCTTCTTTGCTGTTTGTGTTGGTTCTCCAGTCGATGTG GTTAAGTCAAGAATGATGGGTGACTCAGCTTACAAGAGTACTGTCGATTGCTTTGTGCAGACCTTAAAAAATGAT GGACCTCTGGCATTTTACAAAGGCTTCCTTCCAAACTTTGCTAGGCTGGGATCATGGAATGTGATTATGTTCTTGACACTGGAGCAG GTCCAAAAGGCGTTTGTGAGGAAGCCTGGAAACTAG
- the LOC100834741 gene encoding probable proline transporter 2 isoform X2, which produces MAMTAPEPVPETKVFMVEDGVAKNEEDLPLSADDTTHQIGVDPWYQAGFVLTTGVNSAYVLGYSGSLMVPLGWIGGAIGLLIAAGVSMYANALLAKLHLLGGKRHIRYRDLAGHIYGARMYRVTWAMQYVNLFMINIGFVILAGQALKALYLLIRDDGALKLPYCIVISGFVCTLFAVGIPYLSALRVWLLFSTAFSLIYIVAACVLALRDGARAPARDYSIPGDPSSRVFTTIGASASLVFAYNTGMLPEIQATIKPPVVKNMEKALWLQFTAGSVPLYAVIFIGYWAYGNETSSYLLNSVHGPVWVKAVANLAAFLQTVIALHIFASPMYEYLDTRFGSGRGGPFAAHNVVFRVGVRGGYLAVNTLVAAALPFLGDFMSLTGALSTFPLTFVLANHMYLVANGHRLSSLRKAWHWFNVVGFTVLAVAAAIAALRLIAVDSKTYHLFADV; this is translated from the exons ATGGCCATGACGGCACCggagccggtgccggagacgaaggTGTTCATGGTGGAAGACGGCGTCGCCAAGAACGAGGAGGACTTGCCTCTCTCCGCCGATGACACCACACACCAAATTGGCGTCG ATCCATGGTACCAGGCAGGGTTCGTGCTGACGACGGGGGTGAACAGCGCCTACGTGCTGGGCTACTCCGGCTCCCTCATGGTGCCCCTGGGCTGGATCGGCGGCGCCATCGGGCTCCTCATCGCCGCCGGAGTCTCCATGTACGCCAACGCGCTCCTCGCCAAGCTCCACCTCCTGGGCGGCAAGCGGCACATCCGGTACCGGGACCTCGCCGGCCACATCTACGGCGCCAGGATGTACCGCGTCACCTGGGCGATGCAGTACGTCAACCTCTTCATGATCAACATCGGCTTCGTCATCCTCGCCGGCCAGGCACTCAAGGCCCTCTACCTCCTCATCCGCGACGACGGCGCCCTGAAGCTCCCTTACTGCATCGTCATTTCCGGCTTCGTGTGCACGCTCTTCGCCGTCGGCATCCCTTACCTCTCGGCGCTCCGTGTCTGGCTGCTCTTCTCGACGGCCTTCAGCTTGATCTACATCGTGGCGGCGTGCGTGCTGGCGTTGAGGGACGGGGCccgggcgccggcgagggaTTATAGTATCCCCGGGGACCCGTCGAGCCGGGTGTTCACGACGATCGGGGCCTCGGCGAGCTTGGTGTTTGCGTATAACACCGGGATGTTGCCGGAGATCCAGGCGACGATCAAGCCGCCTGTGGTGAAGAACATGGAGAAGGCGCTGTGGTTGCAGTTCACGGCCGGTTCCGTGCCGTTGTATGCCGTGATTTTCATTGGGTACTGGGCTTATGGGAACGAGACGTCCAGCTATCTGCTCAACAGTGTTCATGGCCCTGTCTGGGTCAAGGCCGTCGCCAacctcgccgccttcctccagACCGTCATCGCCCTACAC ATCTTTGCGTCGCCGATGTACGAGTACCTGGACACGAGGTTTGGGAGCGGGCGGGGCGGTCCCTTCGCGGCGCACAACGTGGTGTTCAGGGTGGGCGTCAGGGGAGGCTATCTGGCCGTGAACACGCTGGTGGCCGCGGCGCTGCCGTTCCTGGGGGACTTCATGAGCCTGACCGGGGCGCTCAGCACGTTCCCGCTGACCTTCGTGCTGGCCAACCACATGTACCTGGTGGCCAACGGGCACAGGCTCTCGTCGCTGAGGAAGGCATGGCACTGGTTCAACGTCGTCGGGTTCACTGTCttggccgtcgccgccgccatcgccgcgcTCAGGCTCATCGCCGTCGACTCCAAGACGTACCATCTCTTTGCCGATGTCTGA
- the LOC100834741 gene encoding probable proline transporter 2 isoform X1: MATPAPETKVTVLDGVTKNKNDGEDAEDNLQPVVADGTSHQIGADPWYQAGFVLTTGVNSAYVLGYSGSLMVPLGWIGGAIGLLIAAGVSMYANALLAKLHLLGGKRHIRYRDLAGHIYGARMYRVTWAMQYVNLFMINIGFVILAGQALKALYLLIRDDGALKLPYCIVISGFVCTLFAVGIPYLSALRVWLLFSTAFSLIYIVAACVLALRDGARAPARDYSIPGDPSSRVFTTIGASASLVFAYNTGMLPEIQATIKPPVVKNMEKALWLQFTAGSVPLYAVIFIGYWAYGNETSSYLLNSVHGPVWVKAVANLAAFLQTVIALHIFASPMYEYLDTRFGSGRGGPFAAHNVVFRVGVRGGYLAVNTLVAAALPFLGDFMSLTGALSTFPLTFVLANHMYLVANGHRLSSLRKAWHWFNVVGFTVLAVAAAIAALRLIAVDSKTYHLFADV, encoded by the exons ATCCATGGTACCAGGCAGGGTTCGTGCTGACGACGGGGGTGAACAGCGCCTACGTGCTGGGCTACTCCGGCTCCCTCATGGTGCCCCTGGGCTGGATCGGCGGCGCCATCGGGCTCCTCATCGCCGCCGGAGTCTCCATGTACGCCAACGCGCTCCTCGCCAAGCTCCACCTCCTGGGCGGCAAGCGGCACATCCGGTACCGGGACCTCGCCGGCCACATCTACGGCGCCAGGATGTACCGCGTCACCTGGGCGATGCAGTACGTCAACCTCTTCATGATCAACATCGGCTTCGTCATCCTCGCCGGCCAGGCACTCAAGGCCCTCTACCTCCTCATCCGCGACGACGGCGCCCTGAAGCTCCCTTACTGCATCGTCATTTCCGGCTTCGTGTGCACGCTCTTCGCCGTCGGCATCCCTTACCTCTCGGCGCTCCGTGTCTGGCTGCTCTTCTCGACGGCCTTCAGCTTGATCTACATCGTGGCGGCGTGCGTGCTGGCGTTGAGGGACGGGGCccgggcgccggcgagggaTTATAGTATCCCCGGGGACCCGTCGAGCCGGGTGTTCACGACGATCGGGGCCTCGGCGAGCTTGGTGTTTGCGTATAACACCGGGATGTTGCCGGAGATCCAGGCGACGATCAAGCCGCCTGTGGTGAAGAACATGGAGAAGGCGCTGTGGTTGCAGTTCACGGCCGGTTCCGTGCCGTTGTATGCCGTGATTTTCATTGGGTACTGGGCTTATGGGAACGAGACGTCCAGCTATCTGCTCAACAGTGTTCATGGCCCTGTCTGGGTCAAGGCCGTCGCCAacctcgccgccttcctccagACCGTCATCGCCCTACAC ATCTTTGCGTCGCCGATGTACGAGTACCTGGACACGAGGTTTGGGAGCGGGCGGGGCGGTCCCTTCGCGGCGCACAACGTGGTGTTCAGGGTGGGCGTCAGGGGAGGCTATCTGGCCGTGAACACGCTGGTGGCCGCGGCGCTGCCGTTCCTGGGGGACTTCATGAGCCTGACCGGGGCGCTCAGCACGTTCCCGCTGACCTTCGTGCTGGCCAACCACATGTACCTGGTGGCCAACGGGCACAGGCTCTCGTCGCTGAGGAAGGCATGGCACTGGTTCAACGTCGTCGGGTTCACTGTCttggccgtcgccgccgccatcgccgcgcTCAGGCTCATCGCCGTCGACTCCAAGACGTACCATCTCTTTGCCGATGTCTGA